Proteins from a genomic interval of Clostridium sp. AN503:
- a CDS encoding 4Fe-4S binding protein: MGHLTTRDAYRSLGDRINWFTQGAPESETLYKILQVLYTEKEAKWVALLPVRPFTIKKAAKVWGTSEYKAEKLLDHLCGKALLVDSWHNGERKFVMPPPMAGFIEFALMRTRGDIDQQYLAELYYQYMNVEEDFIKDLFYATETKLGRVYVQEPVLLSDKANHILDYERATHIIEEAEYIGLGLCYCRHKMSHAGHPCEINAPWDVCLTFDNVARSLAQHNDYARLISREEAMDALERSYASNLVQIGENVREHPAFICNCCGCCCEALQAARKFAPMQPVATTNYIPEVLADKCVGCGKCEKVCPVFAISVKGKVKTDEAADEGRKAVVDQDICLGCGVCARNCPTKAIELKRRPEQVITPVNSTHRFVLQAIEKGTLPNLIFDNQAFANHRALAAALGAILKLPPVKQALASRQMKSVYLDKLLSMQETRR, encoded by the coding sequence ATGGGACATTTGACCACGCGTGACGCATACCGGAGTCTTGGCGACAGGATCAACTGGTTCACCCAGGGAGCGCCGGAATCGGAGACTCTCTATAAGATCCTCCAGGTTCTCTACACGGAAAAAGAGGCAAAATGGGTGGCTCTTCTCCCGGTCCGCCCCTTCACCATAAAAAAGGCGGCGAAGGTCTGGGGGACCTCGGAATATAAGGCGGAAAAGCTGCTGGACCATCTCTGCGGCAAGGCGCTTTTGGTGGATTCCTGGCACAATGGGGAGCGGAAGTTTGTGATGCCGCCGCCCATGGCAGGCTTTATTGAGTTTGCACTGATGCGGACACGCGGGGATATCGACCAGCAGTATCTGGCGGAGCTTTACTACCAGTATATGAATGTGGAGGAGGATTTTATCAAGGATCTGTTCTATGCCACAGAGACAAAGCTGGGGCGCGTCTATGTGCAGGAGCCGGTCCTGCTGAGCGACAAGGCAAACCACATCCTGGACTATGAGCGGGCGACCCATATCATAGAGGAGGCGGAGTACATTGGCCTGGGCCTGTGTTACTGCCGCCATAAGATGTCCCATGCGGGCCACCCCTGTGAGATCAATGCGCCCTGGGATGTGTGCCTGACCTTTGACAATGTGGCGCGGTCCCTGGCGCAGCACAACGACTATGCAAGGCTGATCTCCAGAGAGGAGGCAATGGACGCGCTGGAGCGTTCCTACGCCAGCAATCTGGTGCAGATCGGTGAGAATGTGCGGGAGCACCCGGCGTTTATCTGCAACTGCTGCGGATGCTGCTGCGAGGCTTTGCAGGCGGCAAGGAAATTCGCCCCCATGCAGCCGGTCGCCACCACCAACTATATCCCGGAGGTTTTGGCGGACAAATGCGTAGGCTGTGGGAAATGTGAGAAGGTGTGTCCGGTTTTTGCGATCTCCGTGAAGGGGAAGGTGAAAACGGACGAGGCGGCAGATGAGGGCAGGAAAGCGGTGGTGGATCAGGATATCTGTTTAGGCTGCGGCGTCTGCGCCCGCAATTGTCCCACGAAGGCCATCGAGCTGAAACGGAGGCCGGAACAGGTTATCACTCCGGTCAACAGTACCCACCGATTTGTACTGCAGGCCATTGAGAAGGGGACCCTTCCCAATCTGATCTTCGACAACCAGGCGTTTGCCAACCACCGGGCGCTGGCTGCGGCGCTTGGCGCGATCCTTAAGCTTCCGCCGGTGAAACAGGCCCTTGCCAGCAGGCAGATGAAGTCGGTGTATCTGGACAAGCTGCTTTCCATGCAGGAGACACGGAGATGA
- a CDS encoding MATE family efflux transporter: MSGSNDLTKGSLIRTVILFAIPFLLANLIQALYGAVDLMIVGWYCEKEAVAAVSTGTQVTQIITSIISGLTMSGTVMVGSYVGRKRPEDVKETISTSLCLFFMTGVVLSVLLFLFTVPVLRILKTPEEAFAQAKQYVNVCACGVVFICGYNAISAVLRGYGDSKSPLLFVAIAGCMNVAGDIILVKYFGMGVKGTALATIASQGFSMVCAMVYLNRRDFIFKFHLSNFRIHGQKVRELMRIGIPISLQECMVRFSFLYLTSVTNALGVSAASAVGIASKYDVFAMLPATSIASALASIVAQNYGAGKHERMNRSLWVGIMAAAPFSFAFFLWAQFSPETMIGVFTKDASVIAAGIPFFKTCSYDYLCVLLVFAMNGYLNGRSRTIFTMLSCCFGALVLRVPLIYLVCRYVPENLGVIGMVAPVVSGIMAVYTTVYVLRLMSAREAAV, from the coding sequence ATGAGCGGTAGTAATGATTTGACAAAGGGAAGCCTGATCAGAACGGTTATTTTGTTTGCCATCCCGTTTCTGCTGGCCAATTTGATCCAGGCCCTTTACGGTGCGGTGGATCTGATGATCGTGGGATGGTACTGTGAGAAGGAGGCGGTGGCGGCGGTCTCCACGGGTACCCAGGTCACCCAGATCATCACCAGTATTATCTCAGGGCTGACCATGAGCGGGACGGTGATGGTGGGCAGCTATGTGGGCAGGAAACGGCCGGAGGATGTGAAGGAGACCATCAGCACCAGCCTGTGCCTGTTTTTTATGACCGGCGTGGTACTGTCGGTGCTGCTGTTTCTATTTACAGTTCCGGTGCTGCGGATCCTAAAGACGCCGGAGGAGGCGTTTGCGCAGGCGAAGCAGTATGTGAATGTCTGTGCATGCGGCGTGGTGTTCATCTGCGGCTACAATGCCATCAGCGCGGTCTTAAGGGGTTACGGGGATTCCAAAAGCCCCCTGCTTTTTGTGGCGATCGCAGGCTGCATGAATGTGGCGGGAGATATTATCCTGGTAAAATATTTCGGTATGGGCGTGAAGGGGACGGCTCTGGCGACCATTGCTTCCCAGGGATTTTCCATGGTATGCGCCATGGTATATTTGAATCGTAGGGATTTTATTTTTAAATTCCATCTGTCTAATTTCAGGATTCATGGTCAGAAGGTGAGGGAGCTGATGCGGATCGGGATCCCCATCTCTCTGCAGGAATGCATGGTGCGGTTTTCCTTTCTCTATCTGACCTCTGTGACCAATGCCCTCGGGGTCTCGGCGGCCTCTGCGGTGGGGATCGCCAGCAAATACGACGTGTTCGCCATGCTGCCGGCCACCTCCATTGCCAGCGCTTTGGCGTCCATCGTGGCTCAGAACTATGGCGCGGGGAAGCATGAGAGGATGAACCGGTCCCTGTGGGTCGGCATTATGGCAGCAGCGCCGTTTTCTTTTGCATTCTTTTTGTGGGCGCAGTTCTCGCCGGAGACCATGATCGGTGTGTTTACAAAGGATGCATCTGTCATCGCTGCGGGAATCCCGTTTTTTAAGACCTGCAGCTATGATTATCTGTGCGTGCTCCTGGTGTTCGCCATGAACGGCTACTTAAACGGGCGCAGCAGGACCATCTTCACGATGCTCAGCTGCTGCTTCGGCGCCCTGGTGCTGCGCGTCCCCCTGATCTACCTGGTCTGCCGGTACGTGCCGGAAAATCTCGGCGTGATCGGCATGGTGGCGCCGGTGGTGTCCGGCATCATGGCGGTCTATACGACAGTTTATGTGCTGAGGCTTATGAGCGCAAGAGAGGCGGCAGTATAA
- a CDS encoding MerR family transcriptional regulator — MKDLFTIGEVSRLFQMNIRTLRYYDEIGLLKPEYVDSDTGYRYYSTRQFERINTIRYMRALDMPLAQISRFFAHREVDTVVEMFREQRENVRKKQELLDRIGKKVDARISQLEDAMETVYERIAMREFPRRELVILKREIPVAADLEVSIRDLDSRNELADAIFLGKVGVSVSREDLKRRRFDGFSSLFVVLEEGDSYHGERRVLPAGTYITVRFRGTHKESAGYYIRLLDELARQGYTVAGDSVEITLIDSGITSQLEKYVTELQVPVAAG; from the coding sequence ATGAAAGATTTATTTACCATAGGAGAAGTGTCGCGGCTGTTTCAGATGAATATCCGGACGCTGCGGTATTACGATGAGATCGGGCTTTTGAAGCCGGAATATGTGGACAGTGATACCGGCTATCGTTATTATTCCACCAGGCAGTTTGAGCGGATCAATACGATCCGGTATATGCGCGCCCTGGACATGCCGCTGGCTCAGATCTCCCGGTTTTTTGCCCACCGGGAAGTGGACACGGTGGTGGAGATGTTCCGGGAGCAGCGGGAGAACGTTCGGAAGAAGCAGGAGCTTCTGGATCGGATCGGGAAAAAGGTCGATGCGCGCATCTCGCAGCTGGAGGACGCCATGGAGACGGTGTATGAGCGGATCGCCATGCGGGAGTTTCCCAGGCGGGAGCTTGTGATCCTGAAAAGAGAGATCCCGGTGGCCGCTGACTTGGAGGTGTCCATCCGGGACTTGGACAGCCGCAATGAGCTGGCAGACGCCATCTTCTTGGGAAAGGTCGGAGTATCGGTGAGCCGGGAGGACTTAAAGCGGCGGCGGTTCGACGGTTTTTCTTCTCTTTTCGTCGTGCTGGAGGAAGGCGACAGCTATCACGGCGAGAGGCGTGTGCTTCCGGCGGGAACGTATATCACGGTGCGTTTTAGGGGGACCCACAAGGAGTCGGCCGGGTATTATATCCGTCTGCTGGATGAACTGGCGCGGCAGGGATATACCGTAGCGGGGGATTCGGTGGAGATCACCCTGATCGATTCCGGCATCACCAGCCAGCTGGAAAAATATGTGACGGAGCTGCAGGTCCCGGTGGCAGCAGGATAA
- a CDS encoding hydratase, with protein sequence MVKLYEGGAYLVNGTELVAEAESGKVAALTGREANKEEARKGTIAYSILEKHNTSGDMEKLKIKFDSMTSHDITFVGIIQTAKASGMEKFPLPYVLTNCHNSLCAVGGTINEDDHIFGLSACKKYGGIFVPPHIAVIHQYMREMMAGCGRMILGSDSHTRYGALGTMAIGEGGGELVKQLLCDTYDISYPGVIAIYLDGAPNPGVGPQDIALAIIGSVFKCGYVKNKVMEFVGPGVSSMTTDFRNGVDVMTTETTCLSSIWRTDGDTREYLTAHGRGEDYKELNPADVAYYDGVVYVDLSTVKPMIALPFHPSNTYEIDELNANLGDILRSVEVEATKVTGNPDLNFSMTDKIENGRLRATQGIIAGCAGGNYTNVMEAAHILRGASCGADEFSLSVYPSSQPVYIDLVKKGAVADLMAAGAVLKTAFCGPCFGAGDTPANNGFSIRHTTRNFPNREGSKPGVGQMAAVALMDARSIAATAANGGLLTPATAVVDDYKVPEYTFDDAVYKARIYQGYKKEDESAELVYGPNIKDWPEMSPLTDNILLKVCSKIMDPVTTTDELIPSGETSSYRSNPLGLAEFTLSRRDPEYVGRSKSVDRIEKARAAGSCPRKADPELEGVFEKIKTIPGNEAVKASETEIGSMIYAVKPGDGSAREQAASCQRVLGGLANICKEYATKRYRSNVMNWGMLPFQMEAEPEFEVGDYIYVPGIREALDGDMKDIKAYVIGDSVKEISLFIADMTPDEKKIVKAGCLINYNRNR encoded by the coding sequence ATGGTAAAGCTGTACGAAGGCGGCGCATATCTGGTAAACGGGACAGAGCTGGTTGCGGAAGCAGAGTCAGGGAAGGTTGCTGCGCTTACAGGAAGAGAGGCAAATAAGGAAGAGGCAAGAAAAGGCACGATCGCTTATTCGATCCTTGAGAAACACAATACGTCCGGGGATATGGAAAAGCTGAAGATCAAATTTGATTCCATGACTTCTCATGATATCACCTTTGTGGGGATCATCCAGACGGCAAAGGCGTCCGGTATGGAGAAGTTCCCACTCCCCTATGTGCTCACCAACTGTCACAACTCTCTCTGTGCCGTAGGCGGAACGATCAATGAGGACGATCATATATTTGGCCTGTCTGCCTGCAAGAAGTACGGCGGTATCTTTGTTCCTCCGCATATTGCGGTCATTCACCAGTATATGCGTGAGATGATGGCAGGCTGCGGCAGGATGATCCTTGGCTCCGACAGCCATACCCGCTACGGCGCCCTGGGTACCATGGCCATCGGCGAGGGCGGCGGCGAGCTGGTAAAACAGCTTCTGTGTGATACATACGATATCAGCTATCCCGGCGTGATCGCTATTTATCTGGACGGGGCGCCGAACCCGGGCGTTGGTCCTCAGGATATCGCCCTTGCGATCATCGGTTCCGTGTTCAAATGCGGCTATGTGAAGAATAAGGTAATGGAGTTTGTGGGACCGGGAGTTTCTTCCATGACCACCGACTTCCGCAACGGCGTGGACGTCATGACTACAGAGACTACCTGTCTGTCCTCCATCTGGAGAACGGATGGGGATACAAGGGAATATTTGACAGCCCACGGCAGGGGCGAGGATTATAAGGAGCTGAACCCGGCTGATGTCGCGTACTACGACGGTGTGGTATATGTGGACTTAAGCACCGTGAAGCCGATGATCGCCCTGCCGTTCCATCCCAGCAACACCTACGAGATTGATGAGCTGAATGCGAACCTGGGCGACATTTTGAGAAGCGTAGAGGTGGAAGCCACAAAGGTTACCGGCAACCCGGATTTAAACTTCTCCATGACCGACAAGATCGAAAACGGAAGGCTGCGTGCGACCCAGGGGATCATCGCGGGCTGTGCAGGCGGCAACTACACGAACGTGATGGAAGCGGCTCATATTTTAAGGGGCGCAAGCTGCGGCGCGGATGAGTTCTCCTTATCGGTATATCCATCCTCTCAGCCAGTCTATATCGACCTGGTGAAGAAGGGCGCGGTTGCGGATCTGATGGCGGCAGGCGCAGTATTAAAGACTGCATTCTGCGGACCCTGCTTCGGCGCGGGAGACACCCCGGCCAACAACGGCTTCTCCATCCGCCACACCACCCGCAACTTCCCGAACCGGGAAGGCTCCAAGCCGGGCGTAGGCCAGATGGCGGCAGTAGCCCTTATGGACGCACGTTCCATCGCGGCGACCGCGGCAAATGGCGGACTTCTCACCCCGGCCACTGCGGTTGTTGATGATTACAAGGTACCGGAATACACGTTTGACGACGCGGTTTACAAGGCAAGGATCTATCAGGGATACAAGAAGGAAGATGAGAGCGCCGAGCTGGTATACGGCCCGAACATCAAGGACTGGCCGGAGATGAGCCCGCTGACTGACAATATCCTGTTAAAGGTCTGCTCGAAGATCATGGACCCGGTCACCACGACCGATGAGCTGATCCCGTCCGGCGAGACCTCCTCCTACCGTTCCAATCCCCTGGGCCTGGCTGAGTTCACCCTGTCCAGAAGAGACCCGGAATATGTGGGCAGAAGTAAGTCTGTGGACCGGATCGAGAAGGCAAGAGCCGCAGGAAGCTGCCCGAGAAAGGCAGATCCGGAGCTGGAGGGCGTATTTGAAAAGATCAAAACGATTCCGGGAAATGAAGCGGTGAAAGCGTCTGAGACGGAGATCGGCAGTATGATCTATGCGGTGAAGCCGGGCGACGGTTCCGCACGTGAGCAGGCTGCCAGCTGCCAGCGGGTATTAGGCGGCCTGGCGAACATCTGTAAGGAGTATGCGACCAAGCGCTACCGTTCCAACGTGATGAACTGGGGGATGCTGCCGTTCCAGATGGAAGCGGAGCCGGAGTTTGAGGTAGGAGACTATATCTACGTTCCGGGCATCCGGGAAGCGCTGGACGGGGATATGAAGGATATAAAAGCCTACGTCATCGGGGACAGTGTAAAAGAGATCAGCCTCTTTATCGCCGACATGACGCCGGATGAGAAGAAGATCGTCAAGGCAGGATGCCTGATCAATTACAATAGAAACAGATAA
- a CDS encoding patatin family protein, which yields MGLKKTGLVLEGGGMRGIYSAGVLDVFLEHGISFDGVIGVSAGAIHGCSFVSEQKGRSIRYYKKYSRDKRFMSFWNLLRTGDIAGERFCYHDLPEKLDPYDYAAFNRSGTEFYVTCSNLETGNAEYLRIHDMKKQIDLMRASASLPYVSRTVEMDGMKLLDGGCCDSIPVMAFRQMGFEKTVVVLTRHRGYRKEPESTRLAGIVYRKYPKFVKALENRHNTYNETIRRIEELEQAGEIFVIRPSRELSIGRTEHDPNRLQEVYDIGRRDALCRMRDLSAWLMAEDARQKKSS from the coding sequence ATGGGACTTAAAAAGACAGGACTGGTTTTGGAAGGAGGCGGCATGCGGGGAATCTACTCCGCCGGTGTGCTGGATGTATTTCTGGAGCACGGGATCTCCTTTGACGGAGTGATCGGAGTGTCGGCCGGGGCGATCCATGGATGTTCCTTTGTTTCGGAGCAGAAAGGGCGCAGCATCCGCTATTATAAAAAATACAGCAGGGACAAACGGTTCATGAGCTTCTGGAATCTTTTACGGACCGGAGACATTGCGGGGGAGAGGTTCTGTTACCACGACCTGCCGGAGAAGCTGGACCCATATGATTATGCGGCGTTCAATCGTTCCGGTACGGAGTTTTATGTGACATGCAGTAACTTAGAGACGGGAAATGCAGAGTATCTGCGCATCCATGATATGAAAAAGCAGATTGACCTTATGCGCGCGTCGGCCTCCCTGCCCTATGTTTCCCGTACTGTAGAGATGGATGGGATGAAGCTTTTGGACGGCGGCTGCTGCGACAGCATTCCGGTGATGGCCTTCAGGCAGATGGGCTTTGAGAAAACAGTGGTGGTCCTGACCAGACATAGAGGCTACCGGAAGGAACCGGAGAGCACACGGCTGGCAGGCATCGTGTACCGGAAGTATCCGAAGTTCGTGAAAGCGCTTGAGAACAGGCACAACACCTACAATGAGACGATCCGCCGGATCGAGGAACTGGAGCAGGCGGGGGAGATTTTCGTGATCCGGCCCAGCAGGGAGCTTTCCATCGGAAGGACGGAGCACGATCCGAACCGGCTCCAGGAGGTCTATGACATCGGGCGGCGGGACGCGCTGTGCAGGATGCGGGATTTAAGCGCATGGCTGATGGCGGAGGATGCCCGGCAGAAAAAGTCTTCATGA